One region of Streptomyces capillispiralis genomic DNA includes:
- the miaB gene encoding tRNA (N6-isopentenyl adenosine(37)-C2)-methylthiotransferase MiaB: MSSIDRSQSVGGTRTYEVRTYGCQMNVHDSERLAGLLEGAGYVRAPEGSDGDADVVVFNTCAVRENADNKLYGNLGHLAPKKASRPGMQIAVGGCLAQKDRDTIVKRAPWVDVVFGTHNIGKLPVLLERARVQEEAQVEIAESLEAFPSTLPTRRESAYAAWVSISVGCNNTCTFCIVPALRGKEKDRRPGDILAEIEALVAEGVSEITLLGQNVNAYGSDIGDREAFSKLLRACGRIDGLERVRFTSPHPRDFTDDVIAAMAETPNVMPQLHMPLQSGSDPVLKAMRRSYRQERYLGIIEKVRAAIPHAAISTDIIVGFPGETEEDFEQTLHVVREARFAQAYTFQYSKRPGTLAAEMDGQIPKKVVQERYERLVALQEEISWEENKKQVGRTLELMVAEGEGRKDDTTHRLSGRAPDNRLVHFTKPEQEVRPGDVVTVEITYAAPHHLLAEGAVLDVRRTRAGDAWEKRNAEKAAAPQGAGVMLGLPKIGVPEPLPMATSGCGCD; encoded by the coding sequence ATGAGCAGCATCGACCGGAGCCAGTCAGTGGGCGGCACGCGCACCTATGAAGTACGCACCTACGGGTGCCAGATGAACGTCCACGACTCCGAACGATTGGCCGGGCTGCTGGAGGGCGCGGGCTACGTCCGCGCCCCCGAGGGCTCCGACGGCGACGCCGACGTCGTCGTCTTCAACACGTGCGCCGTCCGCGAGAACGCCGACAACAAGCTGTACGGCAACCTCGGCCACCTCGCCCCGAAGAAGGCGAGCCGGCCCGGGATGCAGATCGCGGTCGGCGGCTGCCTGGCGCAGAAGGACCGCGACACCATCGTGAAGCGGGCCCCCTGGGTGGACGTCGTCTTCGGCACGCACAACATCGGCAAGCTGCCCGTCCTCCTGGAGCGCGCCCGCGTGCAGGAGGAGGCGCAGGTCGAGATCGCCGAGTCGCTGGAGGCGTTCCCGTCCACGCTGCCCACCCGGCGCGAGAGCGCCTACGCGGCCTGGGTGTCCATCTCCGTCGGCTGCAACAACACCTGCACCTTCTGTATCGTCCCGGCGCTGCGCGGCAAGGAGAAGGACCGCCGTCCCGGCGACATCCTCGCCGAGATCGAGGCCCTGGTCGCCGAGGGCGTCTCCGAGATCACCCTGCTCGGCCAGAACGTCAACGCCTACGGTTCCGACATCGGTGACCGCGAGGCGTTCAGCAAGCTGCTGCGGGCCTGCGGGAGGATCGACGGCCTGGAGCGGGTCCGCTTCACCTCGCCGCACCCGCGCGACTTCACCGACGACGTGATCGCCGCCATGGCCGAGACGCCGAACGTGATGCCGCAGCTCCACATGCCGCTCCAGTCCGGCTCGGACCCGGTCCTGAAGGCCATGCGCCGCTCCTACCGGCAGGAGCGCTACCTCGGCATCATCGAGAAGGTCCGCGCCGCCATCCCGCACGCCGCGATCAGCACGGACATCATCGTGGGCTTCCCCGGCGAGACCGAGGAGGACTTCGAGCAGACGCTGCACGTGGTGCGCGAGGCCCGTTTCGCGCAGGCGTACACCTTCCAGTACTCCAAGCGTCCGGGCACCCTGGCCGCCGAGATGGACGGCCAGATCCCCAAGAAGGTCGTCCAGGAGCGCTACGAGCGGCTGGTGGCCCTCCAGGAGGAGATCTCCTGGGAGGAGAACAAGAAGCAGGTCGGCCGCACCCTGGAACTGATGGTCGCCGAGGGCGAGGGCCGCAAGGACGACACCACCCACCGCCTCTCCGGCCGCGCCCCCGACAACCGTCTGGTGCACTTCACCAAGCCGGAGCAGGAGGTGCGCCCTGGCGACGTGGTCACCGTGGAGATCACCTACGCCGCACCGCACCACCTCCTCGCCGAGGGCGCCGTGCTCGACGTGCGGCGCACCCGCGCGGGAGACGCCTGGGAGAAGCGGAACGCCGAGAAGGCGGCCGCGCCGCAGGGCGCGGGCGTGATGCTGGGCCTGCCGAAGATCGGCGTCCCGGAACCGCTCCCGATGGCCACGAGCGGCTGCGGCTGCGACTGA
- a CDS encoding MazG nucleotide pyrophosphohydrolase domain-containing protein, which translates to MSSSPADLVRDFHRAFGLDARDIPSEVPPELAAHRGELLAEEAREVAEVSVTGPLDRLAHELADVVYVAYGTALVHGIDLDAVIAEIHRSNMTKLGPDGQVSRRADGKVLKGDHYEAPDVSAVLRRQGWAPGDGA; encoded by the coding sequence ATGAGTTCCTCGCCCGCCGATCTGGTCCGTGACTTCCACCGTGCCTTCGGGCTGGACGCCCGCGACATACCGTCCGAGGTCCCGCCGGAGCTGGCCGCCCACCGCGGCGAACTGCTCGCCGAGGAGGCCAGGGAGGTCGCCGAGGTGTCCGTGACGGGCCCGCTCGACCGGCTCGCGCACGAACTGGCGGACGTGGTCTACGTCGCGTACGGCACCGCGCTGGTCCACGGCATCGACCTCGACGCGGTGATCGCCGAGATCCACCGCTCCAACATGACCAAGCTGGGCCCCGACGGCCAGGTCAGCCGCCGTGCCGACGGCAAGGTCCTCAAGGGCGACCACTACGAGGCCCCGGACGTGTCGGCCGTGCTGCGCCGGCAGGGATGGGCGCCGGGGGACGGGGCCTGA
- a CDS encoding TAXI family TRAP transporter solute-binding subunit yields the protein MSNALSRIGRRRVLRGATAALVAFGLLLWWLAPWGEEPPGGTVTLSTGTRAGVYQKYGELLRNSLGRHMPDLEVRLTTSDGSQENVRRVATGQADFAIAAADAVETYRLSGREGADRLRGVARLYDDYVQLVTARDSDIRSVADLRGKRVAIGPPKSGVRLIANQVLKTAGIDPETDIRPSADGIDTGPERLGHGLDAFFWSGGLPTDGLKALAEKSALRFVPIDAGLVAELHEQGGATRYYRATNMPESAYPGSQLGATVPTMAVSNLLITRADADPRLTEWLTRIVLKSRDGIGAHVHSAQLVDVRTAIYTDPLRLHEGARRYYRSVKP from the coding sequence ATGTCCAACGCGCTGTCCCGGATCGGCAGGCGGCGGGTCCTGCGGGGCGCGACCGCCGCTCTCGTCGCGTTCGGACTGCTGCTGTGGTGGCTCGCGCCCTGGGGCGAGGAGCCGCCCGGCGGGACCGTCACCCTGAGCACGGGCACCCGCGCGGGGGTCTACCAGAAGTACGGCGAGCTGCTGCGCAACTCGCTCGGCAGGCACATGCCCGACCTCGAGGTGCGGCTGACCACGAGCGACGGCTCGCAGGAGAACGTGCGGCGGGTGGCGACCGGGCAGGCCGACTTCGCGATCGCCGCGGCCGACGCGGTGGAGACGTACCGGCTGAGCGGCCGCGAGGGCGCCGACCGGCTGCGCGGCGTGGCCCGCCTCTACGACGACTACGTGCAGTTGGTCACCGCGCGGGACTCCGACATCCGCTCCGTCGCGGACCTGCGGGGCAAGCGGGTCGCCATAGGACCGCCGAAGTCCGGGGTCCGGCTCATCGCCAACCAGGTCCTGAAGACGGCGGGCATCGACCCGGAGACGGACATCCGGCCCTCCGCGGACGGCATCGACACCGGCCCGGAGCGGCTGGGGCACGGGCTGGACGCCTTCTTCTGGTCCGGCGGGCTGCCCACGGACGGTCTCAAGGCGCTCGCCGAGAAGTCCGCGCTGCGCTTCGTGCCGATCGACGCGGGCCTGGTCGCCGAGCTGCACGAGCAGGGCGGCGCCACCCGCTACTACCGCGCGACCAACATGCCGGAGTCGGCCTACCCGGGCAGTCAGCTCGGCGCGACCGTCCCGACGATGGCGGTGTCGAACCTCCTGATCACCCGGGCGGACGCGGATCCCCGGCTCACCGAGTGGCTGACCCGCATCGTGCTCAAGAGCCGGGACGGCATCGGGGCGCACGTCCACTCCGCCCAGCTGGTCGACGTCCGCACCGCGATCTACACGGACCCGCTCCGGCTGCACGAGGGCGCGCGCCGCTACTACCGCTCCGTGAAGCCCTAG
- a CDS encoding sensor histidine kinase — MHTRLLPLLIVLMAAVLLALGVPLAVSLAGAQQQKVVVDRIDDTARFAALAQFVTEPADPAGGDINERRETLSSELRSYHEVYGIRAGVFYRNDSPMAHAPDDWFLPRAGEVRDAFEEALLSRRSHDPEQVWPWQRHSLVVASPVIRDGDVVAVVVTDSPTGQMRSRILDGWLVIAAGEAAAMLLAVGAALRLTGWVLKPVRILDATTHDIATGRLKSRVAAAGGPPELRRLARSFNEMADNVESVLEQQRAFVADASHQLRNPLSALLLRIELLALELPEGNEEIASVRAEGKRLAQVLDDLLDLALAEHSEASLQISDIGALAAERVAAWAPTAEAKGVRLTGTCPPTTAWADPVALSSALDAVIDNAVKFTPEGESVEVAVTSNGDTTTVVVTDNGPGLTDEELTRVGDRFWRSGRHQNIRGSGLGLSISRALLAAGGGSIAYERHEPHGLRVTVTVPRSGTGV; from the coding sequence GTGCACACGCGTCTGCTTCCGCTGCTCATCGTCCTGATGGCGGCCGTGCTGCTCGCTTTGGGTGTCCCGCTGGCCGTGAGCCTGGCCGGCGCGCAGCAGCAGAAGGTCGTCGTCGACCGCATCGACGACACGGCACGCTTCGCGGCCCTTGCCCAGTTCGTCACCGAGCCCGCCGACCCGGCCGGCGGGGACATCAACGAGCGCCGTGAGACCCTCAGCAGCGAGCTCCGCAGCTACCACGAGGTCTACGGCATCCGCGCGGGGGTCTTCTACCGCAACGACTCGCCCATGGCGCACGCCCCGGACGACTGGTTCCTGCCCCGGGCGGGCGAGGTGCGCGACGCCTTCGAGGAGGCGCTGCTCAGCCGCCGCAGCCACGACCCCGAGCAGGTGTGGCCCTGGCAGCGGCACAGCCTGGTGGTGGCCTCCCCGGTGATCCGTGACGGTGACGTCGTCGCGGTCGTGGTCACCGACTCGCCCACCGGGCAGATGCGTTCCCGCATCCTCGACGGGTGGCTGGTCATCGCCGCCGGCGAGGCGGCCGCGATGCTGCTCGCCGTCGGCGCGGCCCTGCGCCTGACCGGCTGGGTGCTCAAACCCGTACGGATCCTGGACGCCACCACCCACGACATCGCCACCGGGCGGCTGAAGTCCAGGGTCGCGGCGGCGGGCGGACCGCCGGAGCTCAGACGGCTCGCCCGCTCGTTCAACGAGATGGCCGACAACGTGGAGAGCGTGCTGGAACAGCAGCGTGCCTTCGTCGCCGACGCCTCCCACCAGCTGCGCAACCCGCTCTCGGCCCTGCTGCTGCGCATCGAACTGCTCGCCCTGGAGCTGCCCGAGGGCAACGAGGAGATCGCCTCCGTCCGGGCCGAGGGCAAGCGCCTCGCGCAGGTCCTGGACGACCTGCTGGACCTGGCGCTCGCCGAGCACAGCGAGGCCAGCCTCCAGATCTCCGACATCGGCGCCCTGGCCGCCGAGCGCGTCGCGGCCTGGGCCCCCACCGCCGAGGCCAAGGGCGTCCGCCTGACCGGGACCTGTCCGCCGACCACCGCGTGGGCCGACCCGGTCGCGCTGTCCAGCGCCCTGGACGCGGTCATCGACAACGCGGTGAAGTTCACGCCCGAGGGCGAGAGCGTCGAGGTCGCCGTCACCTCCAACGGCGACACCACCACGGTCGTCGTCACCGACAACGGCCCGGGCCTGACCGACGAGGAGCTGACCCGCGTCGGCGACCGCTTCTGGCGCAGTGGCCGGCACCAGAACATCAGGGGCTCGGGCCTCGGCCTGTCCATCTCCCGGGCCCTGCTCGCGGCGGGCGGCGGCTCCATCGCGTACGAACGGCACGAGCCGCACGGGCTGCGGGTGACCGTGACGGTGCCGAGGAGCGGAACCGGGGTGTGA
- a CDS encoding response regulator transcription factor produces the protein MRLLLVEDDNHVAAALSAILARHGFDVTHARSGEEALQALVPEGNGFGVVLLDLGLPDQDGYEVCGKIRKRTSTPVIMVTARSDVRSRIHGLNLGADDYVVKPYDTGELLARIHAVSRRTVHEEATGSTETELRLGAVRIELPTRQVSVNGAVVQLTRKEFDLLALLAQRPGVVFRREQIISEVWRTSWEGTGRTLEVHVASLRAKLRMPALIETVRGVGYRLVAPAA, from the coding sequence GTGAGGCTGCTGCTCGTCGAGGACGACAACCACGTCGCCGCCGCCCTGTCGGCGATCCTGGCGCGGCACGGGTTCGACGTCACCCATGCGCGCAGCGGCGAGGAGGCCCTCCAGGCGCTGGTCCCCGAGGGCAACGGCTTCGGCGTCGTCCTGCTCGACCTGGGGCTGCCCGACCAGGACGGTTACGAGGTCTGCGGCAAGATCCGCAAGCGCACCAGCACACCGGTGATCATGGTCACCGCGCGGTCCGACGTGCGCTCCCGCATCCACGGCCTCAACCTGGGCGCCGACGACTACGTGGTCAAGCCGTACGACACGGGGGAACTCCTCGCGCGGATCCACGCCGTCAGCCGCCGCACCGTCCACGAGGAGGCGACCGGCAGCACGGAGACCGAACTGCGGCTCGGCGCGGTCCGCATCGAACTGCCGACCCGCCAGGTCAGCGTGAACGGCGCGGTCGTCCAGCTGACCCGCAAGGAGTTCGACCTGCTCGCCCTGCTCGCCCAGCGGCCGGGGGTCGTCTTCCGCCGGGAACAGATCATCAGCGAGGTGTGGCGCACCAGCTGGGAGGGGACCGGACGCACCCTGGAAGTGCACGTCGCCTCCCTGCGCGCCAAGCTGCGCATGCCCGCCCTCATCGAGACCGTGCGCGGCGTGGGCTACCGGCTCGTCGCGCCCGCGGCATAG
- a CDS encoding amino acid ABC transporter ATP-binding protein has protein sequence MTEVSAAKDSVAATGELVVLKSVNKHFGALHVLQDIDLTIARGEVVVVIGPSGSGKSTLCRTINRLETTDSGSITIDGKPLPHEGKELARLRADVGMVFQSFNLFAHKTVLENVVLGQVKVRKKDKKAAEERARALLDRVGVGAQAEKYPAQLSGGQQQRVAIARALAMEPKVMLFDEPTSALDPEMINEVLEVMQQLARDGMTMIVVTHEMGFARSAANRVVFMADGRIVEEASPDQFFSNPRSDRAKDFLSKILHH, from the coding sequence ATGACCGAAGTATCGGCGGCCAAGGACAGTGTGGCCGCGACCGGCGAGCTGGTCGTCCTGAAGAGCGTCAACAAGCATTTCGGCGCGTTGCACGTACTCCAGGACATCGACCTGACGATCGCCCGCGGCGAGGTCGTCGTGGTCATCGGACCCTCCGGGTCCGGGAAGTCCACCCTGTGCCGCACCATCAACCGCCTGGAGACGACCGATTCCGGGTCGATCACCATCGACGGCAAGCCCCTGCCCCACGAGGGCAAGGAACTTGCCCGCCTGCGGGCCGACGTGGGAATGGTCTTCCAGTCCTTCAACCTCTTCGCGCACAAGACCGTGCTGGAGAACGTCGTGCTGGGCCAGGTCAAGGTCCGCAAGAAGGACAAGAAGGCGGCCGAGGAACGGGCCCGCGCCCTGCTCGACCGGGTCGGCGTGGGTGCCCAGGCGGAGAAGTACCCCGCCCAGCTCTCCGGTGGCCAGCAGCAGCGTGTCGCCATCGCGCGGGCCCTGGCGATGGAGCCCAAGGTCATGCTCTTCGACGAGCCCACGTCGGCTCTCGACCCGGAGATGATCAACGAGGTGCTGGAGGTCATGCAGCAGCTCGCCCGCGACGGGATGACGATGATCGTCGTCACCCACGAGATGGGATTCGCCCGTTCGGCCGCAAATCGCGTGGTGTTCATGGCGGACGGTCGCATCGTCGAAGAGGCTTCGCCGGATCAGTTCTTCAGCAATCCGCGAAGCGACCGCGCCAAGGACTTCCTGTCGAAGATCCTTCACCACTGA
- a CDS encoding glutamate ABC transporter substrate-binding protein — protein sequence MKLRKVTAASAAVFALALTATACGGDDGNDSGSSSGGGDKIKIGIKYDQPGLGLKEPGGSFSGFDVDVATYVAKELGYEADQIEWVETKSADRENALARGDVKFIAATYSITDERAEKVDFAGPYLLAHQDLLVKKDADVTEATDLNDKKLCSVTGSTSAQNVKKDFAPKAQLRERGTYSECIAALQSGAVDALTTDDSILAGFAAQDQYKGQFKLVGLKLSNENYGIGVKKGDTETVNKINDALEKMVGDKSWDKAVEANFGPAEYNNEPAPKIGNIVK from the coding sequence ATGAAGCTCCGCAAGGTCACCGCCGCCTCGGCCGCCGTGTTCGCCCTTGCCCTGACCGCCACCGCCTGTGGTGGTGACGACGGCAACGACAGCGGTTCGTCCTCCGGTGGCGGCGACAAGATCAAGATCGGCATCAAGTACGACCAGCCCGGTCTCGGCCTGAAGGAGCCGGGCGGTTCCTTCTCCGGTTTCGACGTGGACGTCGCGACCTACGTGGCCAAGGAGCTCGGCTACGAGGCCGACCAGATCGAGTGGGTCGAGACCAAGAGCGCCGACCGTGAGAACGCCCTCGCCCGCGGCGACGTGAAGTTCATCGCGGCGACGTACTCGATCACCGACGAGCGCGCGGAGAAGGTCGACTTCGCCGGTCCCTACCTGCTGGCCCACCAGGACCTGCTGGTGAAGAAGGACGCGGACGTCACCGAGGCCACCGACCTCAACGACAAGAAGCTGTGCTCGGTCACCGGCTCCACCTCGGCGCAGAACGTCAAGAAGGACTTCGCCCCGAAGGCGCAGCTGCGGGAGCGGGGCACGTACTCGGAGTGCATCGCCGCCCTGCAGAGCGGTGCCGTCGACGCGCTGACCACCGACGACTCGATCCTCGCCGGCTTCGCCGCGCAGGACCAGTACAAGGGCCAGTTCAAGCTCGTCGGCCTGAAGCTGAGCAACGAGAACTACGGCATCGGTGTCAAGAAGGGCGACACCGAGACCGTGAACAAGATCAACGACGCCCTGGAGAAGATGGTCGGCGACAAGTCCTGGGACAAGGCGGTCGAGGCCAACTTCGGTCCGGCCGAGTACAACAACGAGCCGGCCCCGAAGATCGGCAACATCGTCAAGTAA
- a CDS encoding amino acid ABC transporter permease, translating into MFDFISDYDDPTLLGAFWVTVQLTVFSGIGSLVWGTLLAAMRVSPVPLMRWFGTAYVNIVRNIPLTVIIVFTSLGLADIFGVTMGARDDFELQGFRLAVLGLIAYTAAFVCEALRSGINTVPVGQAEAARAIGLNFTQVLTLIVLPQAFRAVIGPLANVLIALTKNTTVAAAIGVAEAALLMKEMIENEAQTLLIGAVFAFGFVVLTLPTGLILGWLSKRLAVKR; encoded by the coding sequence GTGTTCGACTTTATTTCTGACTATGACGATCCAACCTTGTTGGGTGCCTTCTGGGTAACGGTGCAGCTCACCGTGTTCTCCGGCATCGGCTCCCTGGTCTGGGGCACGTTGCTGGCAGCGATGCGGGTCAGCCCGGTCCCGCTGATGCGCTGGTTCGGCACCGCCTATGTGAACATCGTCCGGAACATCCCCCTGACGGTCATCATCGTCTTCACCTCGCTCGGTCTCGCCGACATCTTCGGCGTGACCATGGGCGCGCGGGACGACTTCGAGCTCCAGGGCTTCCGGCTCGCGGTGCTCGGTCTGATCGCCTACACCGCGGCCTTCGTCTGTGAGGCGCTGCGCTCCGGCATCAACACCGTGCCGGTCGGGCAGGCCGAGGCGGCCCGCGCCATCGGGCTGAACTTCACCCAGGTCCTCACCCTGATCGTGCTGCCGCAGGCCTTCCGAGCGGTCATCGGCCCGCTCGCGAACGTGCTGATCGCACTGACCAAGAACACCACGGTGGCGGCCGCGATCGGTGTGGCCGAGGCCGCTCTGCTGATGAAGGAAATGATCGAGAACGAGGCGCAGACGCTGCTCATCGGTGCGGTCTTCGCCTTCGGATTCGTGGTACTGACCCTGCCCACCGGCCTGATCCTCGGCTGGCTGAGCAAGCGACTGGCGGTGAAGCGGTGA